The DNA region CCCCCGGTATAAAGGAGAGGGGGTAtgctgttttacccttgtgtatTTGTCTGTCTGTAACAAATTTCTTTCACATTTTCCTCAGGAACTATTTATTCCAGATGCTTGACATTTTTACACACTCTTTGTGTAGGAATGCCATACATTGGGAttcatttttgtaccaatcagatgtcaTCTTCTTGTTGaatgaaaacttcatttttatCCTTAATCGTCTGACAAATTTTCGTCAACGATTTTTTAGCAACTATtcatcacagatgcttgaaattttaacacatttctttgttaaggcatgccatatgggGGCATTTATTTTCTAACAAATTTGATGTCAACTTTCTCTTAAATTATTTGGCATATTATTCACATCAGAGTGGCGGTATCACTAGAGAGCATTGCATTGCAGGTATCTTGTTATTTGTGTTTAcaatatgtacatatttaaatagCTACACTATGCAATAAATCATCAGAATCAATGTGCTTGCTAGAATGTTTGTGTCATGACATCCTTATGTGTTAACAGCTTTctagaatattttttgtatgtgttccaaacctttattattcaattcaattatttgtcccatttgaaattagccttgcggggatattagtcccattaggacagttctagttcaAAGCCAAATTTTGTGTTAAAATACTGCAAAGTTTTCATGATAgtttcattgataattttgaatcattatAATGTGAAAATTATATTGAGGAACAGCTTCAGAattgtgaattttgttttagatttcaattttttttttgaggggaCCAGAGATTATGCATAAATTATCAACCATCTCCTGGGCACCCAGCTGACAAACTAAGTCTAATGGATATATGATTTCCAGTGATGTCTCATCCAAACTTGAGAAATTTATTACCCAATTGGTAGTGGGTTCAGGACAAGGCGTCTTAAAACTTACTTAGATAAATAAACTGCGATCGAGCTCTTACTTTTCAACAATATGATCTTGTCCAAGTGTTATGTCCACTTGGCCTGGAACTAGGATGCTGATTCTGTACTGGCGAACTTGTTGAGTTTTGATTCTGTACTGGCAAACTTGTTGAGTTCTGATTCTGTACTGGAGGACTTGTTGAGTTCTGATTCTGTACTGGAGAACTTGTTGAGTTCTGATTCTGTACTGGAGAACTTGTGAACTTGTTGAGTTCTGATTCTGTACTGGAGGACTTGTTGAGATCTGATTCTGTACTGGAGAACTTGTGAACTTGTTGAGTTCTGATCCTGTACTGGAGAACTTGTTGAGTTCTGATTCTGTACTGGAGAACTTGTGAACTTGTTGAGTTCTGATTCTGTACTGGAGGATTTGTTGAGATCTGATTCTGTACTGGAGAACTTGTGAACTTGTTGAGTTCTGATTCTGTACTGGAGGACTTGTTGAGATCTGATTCTGTATTGGAGAACTTGTTAAGTTCTGATTCTGTATTGGAGGACTTGTTGAGTTCTGATTCTGTACTGGAGAACTTGTTGAGTTCTGATTCTGTACTGGAGAACTTGTGAACTTGTTGAGTTCTGATTCTGTACTGGAGAACTTGTTGAGTTCTGATACTGTACTGGAGGACTTGTTGAGTTCTGATTCTGTATTGGAGAACTTGTTAAGTTCTGATTCTGTACTGGAGGACTTGTTGAGTTCTGATTCTGTATTGGAGAACTTGTTAATTATAGTTCTGATTCTGTACTGGAGAACTTGTTGAGTTCTGATTCTGTATTGGAGAATTTGTTGAGTTCTGATTCTGTACTGGAGAACTTGTTGATTCTGATTCTGTACTGGAGAACTTGTTGAGTTCTGAATCTGTATTGGAGAACTTGTTAAGTTCTGATTCTGTACTGGAGAACTTGTTGAGTTCTGATTCTGTTTTGGAGAATTTGTTGAGTTCTGATTCTGTACTGGAGAACTTGTTGAGTTCTGATTCTGTACTGGAGAACTTGTTAAGTTCTGATTCTGTACTGGAGGACTTGTTGAGTTCTGATTCTGTACTGGAGGACTTTTTGAGTTGTGATTCTGTACTAGAGAACTGGTTGAGTTCTGATTCTGTACTGGAGGACTTGTTGAGTTCTGATTCTGTACTGGAGAACTGGTTGAGTTCTGATTCTGTACTGGAGGACTTGTTGAGTTCTGATTCTGTACTGGAGAACTGGTTGAGTTCTGAGCAACTGTTTATTACCCGTTACCTTTTCATTAAAATGTATCCATTCTTATTATATCACCCACAAACAAAGTTTGTATAGGAATCAcctgtctgtccatccatctgtGCAATCGTGCCTGATCCATATCGTTCTTATGGAGAATCATTAAACGTTCTTACTTATCATAAATATTGCTTATGTGTGACCTGAAAGTGTGTCTTGATTTTGACTAAAGTTCATTTTGGCAAGTTCAAAGTCACTGGAAGggaaagtgcaaaatttgtgtctgaTATAAAAACCTTTCTTATGAAGTTTACATAAAGTTcttaaagattgcttatgacctgagggtgtgtcatgattttTACCTTAGATCATTAGAGCTAGTTCAAGgtcattgaaaagaaaaagtttataatttgTGTCCAGTCTATacctttcttatggagaaacatttggCTTTCCTACTTCACataagattgcttatgacctgagggtgtgtcatgatcttGACCCAGGTTAAGttgtgcaagttcaaggtcattgttgaAAAAAGACATATTTTCTGTCTTGGCcatattttgaattgaaaatgattagaagctaaaatttgacacaaagacCTTGTGACCTGAATATGTCCTGATCTTGAGCTTTGGTCATTATACAATTACTTGAAGATTTCCCATGACCACAAAAGAGTGTGGGGGTGCAACtccttgatatttcattttttataagtaaattagaaaaaaaatctttgctgccccccccccccccatccccccgaTGCTTCGTGCATGCGAACTTTCTTTTGAAAACAGACAGAATACCCCAGTCCCGGCCGACAACGAGATCGCGTATTGTTcgttttggtgggtttttttattattaaaatgatgTACTACTTGGTTGATATGAAAAATCTCAGTTTCTCTATTCTGTGCAACAGTGCTCTTAGTTTTTGTAAAGGTAAATGAAGAAGAATTAATGAACATCAATTTTAATACTGCTTCTGCATCCAAGTCAAGTGGCTCGACTTTGTATGACTTGTCGGGTTCAGTAGAACTAGTGCATGCTTGATCTGAGAAAGAAACAGATACGGGGTCTCACCCGGACGGTCACCAGGTACCGTGTCTTTATGTCAGACCACTGGCATCGATTTAATTGGGGAGGTACGAATTTAAattcctttttgattttaatcaaatggCGTTTTCATCGtgattaagaaaatatcacagccaGAATGAAAGGAACCAACAGCGTGAACTCATAGCAACAGCAAACTTTTTTAGTTTATTCTCCTTTGAAAAGTTTTATGAATTCGAAGTGCAATTTTCCTGTTTGAATTCGTcgtgtaaaattataaatagtTATTGCAATGACAGAATAATTCAATAAACCATAAGAATATTTTACAGAAGCAAAATAATGCTATTGTCAACCATGTACAAATATGGTGCTTTGTATTCAACatagaacagaaaaaaatcaacgtttttgaactgaatatatattgatagaatattatataaatgtgTAAATCCAACAATATTCAATTAAGTATACTTGCAATATACTCGTGTCTTAAGTATGCTAATTTCATATAATATTTAGTTATTATCTAATCAAATTTCATTGGAaggtaatgaataaataaatgagaagaaattgaattgtaaacatattacGGCTTACTCTAATCAtgcatgttttataaataatgagGGTATCTTATTTAAATAAGTTTCGAATCAATGTTTGCTTATCAAATACAAGTGTAGTACGATGGTCACCTCGTTCACACAATCTCTTTCAGACAAATTCGTCCATGTACTACTTTTCCTATACAGCAAAAAAGagtcaaaatattaatttgtgttttaaGTCTTTATTATGCTAACATTTAATGAAATCTATGATTCTGACCAACATGGCCTCTAGATGAACCCAAACCCATacatcaaaaaaataaaatgactaaTCAGAACGTTAACAACCCTGTCCAGAAACTCTGTGGTAAAAGTAAAACAACCCCAGTTAGATGTTCGATGACCCTTTGAAAATTGCTTccagtattatttatttatttttgcctttaatcaaagttttacaatgCGTGTCTTTAAATGTCAGTGTGATATGGGAAATGTGTTCTAGCTCGGAACAACAACAATCCCTGGCCTGTAGATAAACCTCATTTAAATCTATTTGTCCTTTAGGCTTGGTCAGTGTGACATCATTCCTTGTTCTaggacaaaaatattttttcatggaATGTAATCGCTGCGAAAACACACGGTTCTCGGATTTGCAGGGGCCAGTGAGTAGCTCGGCCCGGGAAAGAGATGGTACCATTTCAAAAGCGTTTTGTTTATGATCGAAGATTCATTTGAATGATAAAGTCTGCAGACATGAGTGTGCTTATACAGTGGTCAGCATCATCGTGTCTATAACCAAATCAATGACGATGCCCCAGTGTAAGACAAGACCCTTGCAGTGGTCTGCGTCCTGGACAATTTTAACCGTTTTATTTAACTATACATCCGCAAACAGAACGTCAGTGGAAACACTATACAGGGGTCTTCTAAGTAACTACAATCCGTACATCCGACCAAACGACGACCAGGACCAGCAGACGACCGTCAGGGCCACGCTACACCTGATCGCCATTAACGACGTGGACGAGCTGTCCGGCACTATGTCGACGGTCGTTTACGTAGACGTCACGTGGAAGGATCCCCGGATGATGTGGGACAAGGCGGACTACACCAACGTGTGGCAGATCCTGGTCCCGCAAAATCTCGTGTGGAAACCAGATCTCGTGGTGACGAATCCGGTGAAGAAAGTCCGAAAAATCGGATTTGATGACATCATGATCCGTTACAATGATAACGGAGTGGCCCTGTGGTACACAGGAGACTACTTAGAAACGTCATGTGATATTGACGTCACACACTTTCCGTTCGATCGGCAGGTCTGTACCATTGTGATGATTCCCTGGAACTACCGACACCGTGAGCTCCAACTCTTCATCGTTGAAAACAACATCAAGTTGGACAACTTCACAGAAAACGGGGAATGGATTCTGTACGACACGGCCGCGGAGAGGGTCGGGGACGGACCGTTCGAATATATCTACTTCAAGTTGTACCTGGAGCGCCGGTCCTCCTTCTTCATCATCAACCTCTTCATTCCAGTGGTCCTGCTGGTGTTCCTGAAC from Crassostrea angulata isolate pt1a10 chromosome 7, ASM2561291v2, whole genome shotgun sequence includes:
- the LOC128155875 gene encoding uncharacterized protein LOC128155875; this translates as MAKTENMSFFNNDLELAQLNLGQDHDTPSGHKQSYVNCSELNQFSSTESELNKSSSTESELNQFSSTESELNKSSSTESELNQFSSTESQLKKSSSTESELNKSSSTESELNKFSSTESELNKFSSTESELNKFSKTESELNKFSSTESELNKFSNTDSELNKFSKSELNKSSSTESELNKFSNTESELNKSSSTVSELNKFSSTESELNKFTSSPVQNQNSTSSPVQNQNSTSPPIQNQNLTSSPIQNQISTSPPVQNQNSTSSQVLQYRIRSQQILQYRIRTQQVHKFSSTESELNKFSSTGSELNKFTSSPVQNQISTSPPVQNQNSTSSQVLQYRIRTQQVLQYRIRTQQVLQYRIRTQQVCQYRIKTQQVRQYRISILVPGQVDITLGQDHIVEK
- the LOC128156824 gene encoding neuronal acetylcholine receptor subunit alpha-6-like — its product is MTMPQCKTRPLQWSASWTILTVLFNYTSANRTSVETLYRGLLSNYNPYIRPNDDQDQQTTVRATLHLIAINDVDELSGTMSTVVYVDVTWKDPRMMWDKADYTNVWQILVPQNLVWKPDLVVTNPVKKVRKIGFDDIMIRYNDNGVALWYTGDYLETSCDIDVTHFPFDRQVCTIVMIPWNYRHRELQLFIVENNIKLDNFTENGEWILYDTAAERVGDGPFEYIYFKLYLERRSSFFIINLFIPVVLLVFLNCMVFLLSADSGERIGYAITCLLAITVYLTLVSDTIPKSSKPISVLTFVLMVLLILSTLICFLTIIGLRFHFRNERKPLPKWLCKLTRILRCKKIRKQFGRIFKSDCRQRRIRSAENQHRSPEPESHPGVSQQTEFSKPIVSIVGSSDGKDASIYRQSFHLGESSEVIYEDCDELPEYELETWKTFAKLFDKYCFILCVSAVIIIGALYFMISSGRLSV